One part of the Pseudoliparis swirei isolate HS2019 ecotype Mariana Trench chromosome 6, NWPU_hadal_v1, whole genome shotgun sequence genome encodes these proteins:
- the LOC130195338 gene encoding fatty acyl-CoA hydrolase precursor, medium chain-like, with product MNLRAEQTCFLLTTVIFLHVAADLQAPGVHTKLGSLRGQYVSVKGKETGVHAYLGVPFAKPPIGPALRLAAPQPVEGWEGVRDATQQPPMCVQYKKISQDMLEKFVGMIVELPEISEDCLYLNIYIPAKKAVGTKLPVMVWIHGGGFTIGSASTYDGSGLAAYQDVVVVLIQYRLGLLGFLSTGDEHMSGNFGMLDQVQALRWIQEHIHNFGGNPDLVTIFGESAGGVSVSLLLLSPLSDGLVHRAIAESGTAAMDVLLENEPLPVTQIVANMSGCSVESTKMIGDCMKNIGLDTIIGIVETQQLKISINVDGVFLTKRVDELFGAHELLTIPFMTGVNNDEGGWLLSEFFAPPNWTEGIDKEHITNMLNMFYPNPKDALFKELLTADYIGAGEDRVKNRDGFTEIIGDMMFTLPAIKAANIHRDAGAPTYLYEYQHTLKSMQTKRPSFVGSDHGDEIFAVLGLCFTTTHIKLSEGCEEDEEQLSRTMMSYWGNFARTGSPNGDGLVHWPKYGAEEDYLSIDLKEQVTRQHLKKDKIFFLTRTVPEKIRQHKEKEERNEL from the exons ATGAACCTCCGTGCTGAACAAACGTGTTTCCTTCTGACCACTGTGATATTCCTCCATGTGGCTGCAGACCTCCAGG CTCCAGGAGTGCACACAAAGCTTGGGAGCCTTCGAGGTCAGTATGTGAGTGTAAAGGGGAAGGAGACCGGGGTCCATGCCTACCTGGGTGTCCCATTTGCCAAGCCACCCATAGGCCCTGCTCTGAGACTGGCTGCACCCCAGCCTGTAGAGGGgtgggagggagtgagagacgCCACCCAGCAGCCACCCAT GTGTGTTCAATATAAAAAGATATCTCAAGATATGCTTGAGAAATTTGTTGGTATGATCGTTGAACTCCCAGAGATTTCAGAGGACTGCCTCTACCTCAACATTTACATTCCTGCAAAGAAAGCCGTCGGTACCAAGCTACCA GTCATGGTCTGGATCCATGGTGGAGGGTTTACCATTGGGTCAGCTTCAACATATGATGGCTCAGGCCTGGCTGCATACCAGGATGTGGTTGTGGTTCTGATCCAGTACCGCTTGGGACTTCTGGGCTTTCTCAG CACTGGAGATGAGCACATGTCGGGGAACTTTGGCATGTTGGACCAGGTTCAAGCTCTGAGGTGGATCCAGGAGCACATTCATAACTTTGGAGGAAACCCAGATTTAGTCACCATATTTGGGGAGTCTGCTGGTGGAGTGAGTGTATCCCTCCTG CTTCTCTCCCCATTGTCGGATGGCCTGGTCCACCGTGCCATTGCTGAGAGTGGCACTGCTGCGATGGATGTACTCCTTGAAAATGAGCCGCTCCCAGTGACGCAG ATTGTTGCAAATATGTCTGGCTGTAGCGTCGAAAGCACAAAGATGATCGGGGATTGCATGAAAAACATCGGTCTTGACACAATTATTGGTATTGTggag ACTCAACAATTGAAAATTTCTATAAATGTCGACGGTGTCTTCTTGACAAAACGTGTGGATGAGCTGTTTGGTGCACACGAACTGCTCACGATACCATTCATGACCGGCGTCAATAATGATGAAGGGGGCTGGTTACTGAGTGAG tTCTTTGCTCCTCCAAACTGGACGGAGGGAATTGATAAGGAGCACATCACGAACATGCTGAACATGTTCTACCCCAAT CCCAAAGACGCGCTCTTCAAGGAATTGTTAACAGCTGATTATATTGGCGCAGGTGAAGATCGTGTGAAAAATAGAGATGGGTTCACTGAGATTATTGGAGACATGATGTTCACCCTTCCAGCCATTAAGGCGGCTAATATTCACAGAG ATGCTGGTGCCCCCACATACCTGTATGAGTATCAGCATACTCTCAAATCCATGCAGACGAAAAGGCCAAGCTTTGTTGGCAGCGACCATGGAGATGAAATCTTTGCTGTATTAGGATTATGCTTCACAACTACCCATATCAAATTATCTG AGGGATGCGAAGAGGACGAGGAACAGCTGAGTAGAACCATGATGAGCTACTGGGGAAACTTTGCTCGCACAGG GTCTCCTAATGGTGACGGCCTGGTCCACTGGCCAAAGTATGGAGCAGAAGAAGACTACTTGAGTATTGATTTAAAGGAGCAGGTAACTCGTCAGCACCTGAAGAAGGACAAGATATTCTTCCTGACTCGCACTGTCCCGGAGAAGATCCGACAAcacaaggagaaggaggagcgcAACGAGCTGTAA